Proteins encoded within one genomic window of Sphingosinicella ginsenosidimutans:
- a CDS encoding TonB-dependent receptor produces MSTAKMRPAGSRKLGFILRAGTSALAFSSVFAGAPAFAQDGAADPAAAALPAAQGGGAEAQATDDSSAIIVTGIRASLANAQRIKRDADTVLDAITAQDIGALPDRSVTEALQRVPGVSINRFAGSNDPDHFSVEGSGVVIRGLSFVRSEFNGRDTFSTGVYGQAINFSDVPAELLGSVAVYKNSTAELIEGGLSGTVDLRTRLPFDNPGFHVAFDAEANYGDLSKRWAPVGSFLISNTWNTGIGRIGVLADVSYSRLLSRADGIQVTNFQTRDGQFAITANQQSAQVCRNALPSNTDATTLPPAPVPCGATGSGGPDGFADPFADAHYAPLGGQFRTQDYDRQRYGLALAAQWESLDHRAHLTGQFLRTDSRSAWGEHTFEAAPDLSEYNTYPAGCQQNQAGTANDLGGGGGAFQTIAQCPAGSFSNYQYNSDNVFESGFITLPGTGWRTSTSGSPDTLVPTGGVQDSLSRRQVDDRNVVDDYGLNFRFAPNDRWDIELDAQHVRAQHDTLDVSVFGSNFADYELDLTGNIPVVVPHKPLTLSATWAAPNPTMAAATDEQYFSNREFQFWRAAMDHIEHSEGEEWAFKADVGYNFNGDVPFLRRLKFGARYADRDQTIRYTTYNWGAISEIWSGSAVTFAQAGVDRSSFFDFSNFFRGQTPGPVGGYYYNRDLISGYRDAATFFQSLNDIWHDVNGATASNRWVPLSERPGVIPGTDFLPTEIQDVSERNEEAYAMLSFGQDEPVFGNVRLEGNIGVRLVNTHLRTGGAFSIPTATQLGVDQDYDVRCAIQPPPPSAPPGTPDSRPGGICNLGPDGYARLQAFAGDGTVIPITEGNSYTYALPSLNLKFGLTRDLILRFAASRALARPNIADVRPYFTANFDPNSAAVTFSQGNPNLRPAISDQFDLTLEWYFARVGSLTFDAFYKRIHNFFFPSVVEREFTNNGVTETLLVRSPDNFDGSGTVRGFEVGYQQTFDFLPRPLNGLGMSANYTYIESNGLPNSFTQTDPSNPVRNSPIASGRLPLEQLSRHNVNVAGFYEMGPISIRAAYNWRSRFLLTAADVIFPYYPIFNEATGQLDASVFYSITPHVKLGIQGVNLLNEVTRTSQMFTQSGLRGPRSYFMNDRRFAIIIRGSF; encoded by the coding sequence ATGTCCACGGCCAAGATGCGTCCGGCGGGTTCGCGCAAATTGGGCTTCATCCTGCGGGCCGGCACATCGGCGCTGGCCTTTTCATCGGTATTCGCGGGCGCACCGGCTTTCGCGCAGGACGGGGCGGCGGATCCCGCGGCGGCCGCGCTTCCGGCCGCGCAGGGCGGCGGCGCCGAGGCTCAGGCGACGGACGATTCCAGTGCGATCATCGTCACCGGCATCCGCGCCAGCCTCGCCAACGCGCAGCGGATCAAGCGCGACGCCGACACGGTTCTCGACGCGATCACCGCGCAGGACATCGGCGCGCTTCCTGACCGGTCGGTCACCGAGGCGTTGCAGCGCGTTCCCGGCGTGTCGATCAACCGCTTCGCGGGCTCGAACGATCCGGATCACTTTTCGGTCGAGGGTTCGGGCGTCGTCATCCGCGGCCTCAGCTTCGTCCGTTCGGAGTTCAATGGCCGCGACACCTTCTCGACGGGCGTCTATGGCCAGGCGATCAACTTCTCCGACGTTCCCGCCGAGCTGCTCGGCTCGGTCGCGGTCTACAAGAATTCGACCGCCGAGCTGATCGAAGGCGGCCTTTCCGGCACCGTCGATCTTCGGACCCGGCTGCCGTTCGACAATCCCGGCTTCCATGTCGCCTTCGACGCCGAGGCCAATTATGGCGATCTTTCGAAGCGCTGGGCGCCGGTCGGCTCGTTCCTCATCAGCAACACCTGGAATACCGGCATCGGCCGCATCGGCGTGCTCGCCGACGTGTCCTATTCCCGCCTGCTGAGCCGCGCCGATGGCATCCAGGTCACCAACTTCCAGACCCGTGACGGGCAATTCGCCATCACCGCGAACCAGCAAAGCGCCCAGGTCTGCCGCAACGCCCTGCCGAGCAACACCGATGCGACGACCTTGCCGCCGGCGCCGGTGCCGTGCGGCGCGACCGGATCGGGCGGGCCTGACGGCTTCGCCGACCCGTTTGCCGACGCGCATTATGCGCCGCTGGGCGGCCAGTTCCGGACCCAGGATTATGATCGTCAGCGCTACGGCCTTGCGCTCGCAGCGCAGTGGGAAAGCCTCGATCATCGCGCGCACCTGACGGGCCAGTTCCTGCGCACCGACTCCCGTTCGGCCTGGGGCGAGCATACGTTCGAAGCCGCGCCGGACCTTTCCGAATACAATACCTATCCGGCCGGCTGTCAGCAGAACCAGGCCGGCACCGCCAACGATCTCGGCGGCGGCGGCGGCGCGTTCCAGACGATCGCGCAATGCCCCGCCGGCAGCTTCAGCAACTATCAGTATAACAGCGACAATGTGTTCGAGAGCGGGTTCATCACGCTCCCCGGCACCGGCTGGCGCACCTCGACCAGCGGCAGCCCCGATACGCTGGTGCCGACGGGCGGCGTTCAGGACTCCCTGTCCCGCCGCCAGGTGGACGACCGCAACGTGGTCGACGATTACGGTCTCAATTTCCGCTTCGCGCCGAACGATCGTTGGGACATCGAGCTCGATGCGCAGCATGTGCGCGCGCAGCATGACACGCTCGACGTCAGCGTCTTCGGGTCGAATTTCGCCGATTACGAGCTTGATCTAACCGGCAACATCCCGGTGGTCGTTCCCCACAAGCCGCTGACCTTGTCGGCGACCTGGGCGGCGCCGAACCCGACCATGGCTGCGGCGACCGACGAGCAATATTTCAGCAATCGCGAGTTCCAGTTCTGGCGCGCCGCGATGGATCATATCGAACATAGCGAAGGCGAGGAATGGGCCTTCAAGGCGGACGTCGGCTACAATTTCAACGGTGACGTGCCGTTCCTTCGCCGCCTGAAATTCGGCGCCCGCTATGCCGATCGCGACCAGACGATCCGCTACACCACCTACAATTGGGGCGCGATCAGCGAGATCTGGTCCGGCTCGGCCGTCACGTTCGCGCAGGCCGGCGTCGATCGCTCGTCCTTCTTCGATTTCAGCAACTTCTTCCGCGGCCAGACGCCCGGACCGGTCGGCGGCTATTATTACAACCGCGACCTCATCAGCGGTTATCGCGATGCCGCGACATTCTTCCAGAGCCTCAACGACATCTGGCATGACGTGAACGGAGCCACGGCGTCCAACCGCTGGGTGCCGCTCTCCGAACGGCCAGGCGTGATCCCGGGCACGGATTTCCTGCCGACCGAGATCCAGGACGTCAGCGAGCGCAACGAGGAAGCCTATGCGATGCTCAGCTTCGGGCAGGACGAGCCGGTCTTCGGCAATGTCCGGCTTGAAGGGAATATCGGCGTCCGGCTCGTCAACACGCACCTGCGCACCGGTGGCGCCTTCTCGATCCCGACCGCGACCCAGCTCGGCGTCGACCAGGATTACGACGTCCGCTGCGCGATCCAGCCGCCGCCGCCAAGCGCGCCTCCGGGGACGCCCGACAGCCGGCCAGGCGGCATCTGCAACCTGGGCCCGGACGGTTATGCGCGGCTTCAGGCTTTTGCCGGCGACGGAACGGTCATCCCGATCACCGAAGGCAACAGCTACACCTATGCACTGCCAAGCCTGAACCTGAAGTTCGGCCTGACGCGTGATCTCATCCTGCGCTTCGCCGCGTCGCGGGCGCTGGCGAGACCCAATATCGCGGACGTGCGGCCCTATTTCACCGCCAATTTCGACCCGAACAGCGCCGCGGTGACGTTCAGCCAGGGCAATCCGAACCTGCGGCCGGCGATCTCGGACCAGTTCGATCTGACGCTCGAATGGTATTTCGCGCGGGTCGGCTCGCTCACCTTCGATGCCTTCTACAAGCGCATCCACAACTTCTTCTTCCCGAGCGTCGTGGAGCGCGAGTTCACCAATAACGGGGTCACCGAAACCCTGCTGGTCCGCTCGCCCGACAATTTCGACGGCAGCGGCACCGTGCGCGGCTTCGAGGTCGGTTACCAGCAGACGTTCGATTTCCTGCCGAGGCCGCTCAACGGCCTGGGGATGAGCGCGAACTACACCTATATCGAGAGCAACGGCCTGCCGAACTCGTTCACGCAGACCGATCCGTCCAACCCGGTCCGCAATTCGCCGATCGCGTCCGGGCGCCTGCCGCTCGAACAGCTGTCGCGTCACAATGTGAACGTCGCCGGCTTCTACGAGATGGGGCCGATCTCGATCCGCGCCGCCTACAACTGGCGGTCGCGCTTCCTGCTCACCGCGGCGGACGTGATCTTCCCTTATTACCCGATCTTCAACGAAGCCACCGGCCAGCTCGACGCGTCGGTCTTCTATTCGATCACGCCGCACGTGAAGCTCGGCATCCAGGGGGTCAACCTGCTCAACGAGGTGACCAGGACCAGCCAGATGTTCACCCAATCCGGGCTGAGAGGGCCGAGGTCCTATTTCATGAACGACCGGCGCTTCGCCATCATCATTCGCGGCAGCTTCTGA
- a CDS encoding cupin-like domain-containing protein, producing the protein MTAQLPPIAEWHDVTPGSFAGEIVPRGAPAVLRGLVRDWPAVAESRGSGDAARAYLAGLDRGGPVEAFIAPAQAHGRYFYADDMRGFNFERRKGTIAEILRFLGTIEGRDGAPSVYVGSAPIPEQMPDFAAANRLALLAGKPAIPRLWFGNESVVSPHFDLSDNIACVVAGRRRFTLFPPDQLANLYVGPLDHTMAGQPASMVDLAAPDFDRYPRFREALAAASAAELEPGDALYIPAMWWHQVEALAPFNALVNYWWDDAPPDAGSPFEAMIHGIFAIADLPPERRRIWRRMFDHYVFREEGDPAAHLAPEHRGILAPSSPPLRARIRQFLIRSLSRL; encoded by the coding sequence ATGACCGCGCAACTGCCGCCGATCGCCGAATGGCACGACGTCACGCCCGGCTCGTTCGCCGGGGAGATCGTGCCGCGCGGCGCGCCTGCAGTGTTGCGCGGGCTGGTCCGCGACTGGCCGGCGGTGGCGGAATCGCGCGGCTCGGGCGATGCGGCGCGCGCCTATCTTGCCGGCCTCGATCGCGGCGGCCCGGTCGAGGCCTTCATCGCGCCGGCGCAGGCGCATGGCCGCTATTTCTACGCCGACGACATGCGCGGCTTCAATTTCGAGCGGCGCAAAGGGACCATCGCCGAGATACTCCGCTTCCTCGGGACGATCGAAGGCCGGGATGGCGCGCCCTCGGTCTATGTTGGATCGGCCCCGATTCCGGAGCAGATGCCGGATTTTGCCGCCGCGAACCGGCTCGCGCTGCTCGCGGGAAAGCCGGCGATCCCGCGTCTCTGGTTCGGCAACGAGAGCGTGGTCAGCCCCCATTTCGACCTGTCCGACAATATCGCCTGCGTCGTCGCCGGGCGGCGGCGCTTCACTTTGTTCCCGCCGGACCAGCTCGCCAATCTTTATGTCGGGCCGCTCGATCACACGATGGCCGGGCAGCCGGCGAGCATGGTCGATCTCGCCGCGCCCGATTTCGATCGCTACCCGCGCTTTCGCGAGGCGCTCGCCGCCGCCAGCGCCGCCGAGCTCGAGCCGGGCGATGCGCTCTACATCCCGGCGATGTGGTGGCATCAGGTCGAAGCGCTCGCGCCGTTCAACGCCCTCGTCAATTATTGGTGGGACGATGCCCCGCCCGATGCCGGCTCGCCGTTCGAGGCGATGATCCACGGCATCTTCGCGATCGCTGATCTGCCGCCGGAGCGTCGCCGGATCTGGCGGCGGATGTTCGATCATTATGTCTTTCGTGAAGAGGGCGATCCGGCCGCCCACCTGGCGCCCGAACATCGCGGCATTCTGGCGCCCTCAAGCCCGCCGCTGCGCGCCCGCATCCGCCAGTTCCTGATCCGCAGCCTCTCGCGCCTCTGA